Proteins encoded by one window of Actinocorallia herbida:
- a CDS encoding protein kinase family protein: MSTSVIEPGNRLAGRYRLEEQVSEAGGSALWKAIDEILARAVCVRTFAPDFPRAAEVVTAARSASRLTDPRLTQVFDADDTGELAYVVSEWVSGDTLEEMIAKDGPLAPGRAARFVSEAAEALASAHQAGMSHLCLTARELVWTTGGTVKLTGLGVEAVLNGVTTADPARLDALGLGQMLYAAVTGHWPGAADESSLPIAPETAGEFAAPGTLRADLPPAVEAIVCRAMELGEPESPLTTPAEVAAALTEVPRTPLPLFAGLQTGPPPSVINRPRPEPAKPEARTVPAPRPNATTPTPQRTARMPAAPPPPPPAVPEPKRVNRPLVGGAIAAAAAVIAIAVWQFTGGDSPKTPTPSDTSAETSAPAEPGSGGAKLTIASAEGLQQVKPGQDSHRDDSVVPKAPLIIDGKTSTYWETQSYPNAFFGNYLDGVGIRLTLSASTQIGRIALNVPGTSAGAPYVLSIGDSTDRASLVEAASGTLTGGKNEITVDDATGKYVVLWFPQGPASGKLRIGEATVFGAS, from the coding sequence CGCGCGGCCGAGGTCGTCACCGCCGCCCGCAGCGCGTCCCGGCTGACGGACCCGCGGCTCACCCAGGTCTTCGACGCCGACGACACGGGGGAGCTCGCCTATGTCGTCAGCGAATGGGTCAGCGGCGACACCCTCGAGGAGATGATCGCCAAGGACGGGCCGCTCGCGCCCGGCCGGGCCGCCCGGTTCGTCTCCGAGGCGGCCGAAGCGCTGGCATCGGCCCACCAGGCCGGGATGTCCCATCTGTGCCTGACCGCGCGCGAGCTCGTGTGGACCACCGGCGGCACCGTCAAGCTCACCGGGCTCGGCGTCGAGGCGGTGCTCAACGGCGTCACCACCGCCGACCCCGCCCGGCTCGACGCGCTCGGCCTCGGTCAGATGCTGTACGCGGCCGTCACCGGCCACTGGCCCGGCGCCGCCGACGAGTCGTCGCTGCCGATCGCGCCGGAGACCGCGGGTGAGTTCGCCGCGCCCGGCACGCTGCGCGCGGACCTGCCCCCGGCCGTCGAGGCGATCGTGTGCCGCGCGATGGAGCTCGGCGAGCCCGAATCGCCGCTGACCACGCCGGCCGAGGTCGCCGCGGCCCTCACCGAGGTGCCGCGCACCCCGCTCCCGCTGTTCGCGGGGCTCCAGACCGGACCGCCTCCCTCGGTGATCAACCGTCCGCGGCCCGAGCCGGCGAAGCCCGAGGCGCGGACCGTTCCCGCGCCGCGGCCCAACGCCACCACGCCGACCCCGCAGCGCACCGCCCGGATGCCCGCGGCGCCGCCGCCCCCGCCGCCCGCCGTCCCCGAGCCCAAGCGCGTCAACCGGCCGCTCGTCGGCGGCGCCATCGCCGCCGCGGCCGCGGTGATCGCGATCGCCGTCTGGCAGTTCACCGGCGGCGACTCCCCGAAGACCCCGACCCCCTCGGACACCTCGGCCGAGACGTCCGCCCCCGCGGAGCCGGGCTCCGGCGGCGCCAAGCTGACGATCGCCTCCGCCGAGGGCCTTCAGCAGGTCAAGCCGGGCCAGGACAGCCACCGGGACGACTCCGTCGTGCCCAAGGCGCCGCTGATCATCGACGGCAAGACCTCGACCTACTGGGAGACCCAGAGCTACCCGAACGCCTTCTTCGGCAACTACCTGGACGGCGTCGGCATCCGCCTCACCCTGAGCGCATCCACCCAGATCGGACGAATCGCGCTGAACGTCCCGGGGACCAGCGCGGGTGCCCCCTACGTGCTCTCGATCGGCGACTCCACCGACCGCGCCTCCCTCGTCGAGGCCGCCAGCGGCACCCTCACCGGCGGCAAGAACGAGATCACGGTCGACGACGCCACCGGCAAGTACGTCGTCCTGTGGTTCCCGCAAGGCCCCGCGTCCGGCAAGCTCCGGATCGGTGAGGCCACGGTCTTCGGAGCGTCCTGA